In Jejubacter calystegiae, the following are encoded in one genomic region:
- a CDS encoding LysR family transcriptional regulator, producing the protein MNNFDGLDLNLLVTLDTLLREQSVTRAASRLNLSQPSVSIQLAKLREQLNDPLLIPGPRGMRPTARAEALREPLHLALSALKAAVAPPASFVPKQASLTWRVIASDFSEQTVLLPALNRLSAQAPDCRLAIISQAPSRLAEMSERSGIDLAFNTREEAPPGLRSRVLFEERYVLTCRHDHPQLMTLPTLETFCKLEHIVVSPEGGGFVGMTDKALAAQGIRRRVALSVPRFSFAAAIVAQSDKVAVLPERLVRGQPGLRMWEPPIALPGFEMLMLWPERMHRDPAHRWLREQIVASLGKPASA; encoded by the coding sequence ATGAACAATTTTGACGGACTGGACCTGAATTTGCTGGTGACCCTGGATACCCTGCTGCGCGAGCAAAGCGTCACCCGGGCCGCATCCCGGCTGAATCTGTCTCAGCCTTCAGTCAGTATCCAGCTGGCGAAGTTGCGCGAGCAACTGAACGATCCGCTCCTGATCCCCGGCCCCCGGGGAATGCGCCCAACCGCCAGGGCTGAAGCGCTGCGGGAACCGCTGCACCTAGCGCTCAGCGCGCTGAAAGCGGCCGTCGCGCCCCCCGCCAGCTTCGTTCCGAAACAGGCCAGCCTCACCTGGCGCGTGATCGCTTCGGATTTCAGCGAGCAGACAGTGCTGCTACCGGCGCTTAACCGCCTGAGTGCGCAAGCGCCCGACTGTCGGCTGGCTATCATCAGCCAGGCGCCGTCGCGTCTTGCAGAAATGAGTGAGCGCAGCGGTATCGATCTGGCCTTTAACACCCGCGAGGAAGCGCCCCCGGGGTTGCGCAGTCGGGTGCTGTTTGAAGAGCGCTACGTTCTGACCTGCCGCCACGACCATCCGCAACTGATGACGCTGCCCACGCTGGAGACCTTCTGTAAGCTGGAACATATCGTGGTCTCACCGGAGGGGGGCGGCTTTGTGGGAATGACCGATAAAGCGCTGGCGGCACAGGGCATCCGGCGTCGGGTGGCGCTTTCGGTGCCCCGCTTTAGCTTTGCGGCCGCGATTGTGGCACAGAGCGATAAGGTGGCGGTGCTGCCGGAACGTCTGGTGCGCGGTCAGCCGGGGCTGCGAATGTGGGAGCCGCCCATCGCGCTCCCTGGCTTTGAGATGCTGATGCTGTGGCCCGAGCGGATGCACCGGGACCCGGCGCACCGCTGGTTAAGAGAGCAAATCGTGGCTTCGCTCGGGAAGCCAGCGTCTGCCTAA
- a CDS encoding NAD(P)H-dependent oxidoreductase yields MSHVLLVYAHPEPRSLNGALKRFMMERLEAAGHQVLLSDLYAMNWKSALDARDYPARDPEQPFNPSLDSLQAFNEGTQSADIAREQEKLRQADAVIFQFPLWWMSMPAIMKGWVERVYAAGLAYGVGEHSDRHWGDRYGEGSMVGKRAMLVVTIGGWESHYGPRGVNGPIDDILFPIHHGMLWYPGFEVIAPHLVWRTGKVDEQRFAQECAALGERLDTLWQQPTMRWRCQNGGDYTIPDLTLREDIAPGQSGFGIHLRS; encoded by the coding sequence ATGAGCCATGTTCTGCTGGTTTATGCCCACCCGGAGCCCCGCTCCCTGAATGGCGCGCTTAAGCGCTTTATGATGGAGCGGCTGGAGGCGGCCGGTCATCAGGTGCTGCTTTCCGATCTCTATGCCATGAACTGGAAGTCGGCGCTGGATGCCAGGGACTATCCAGCCCGGGATCCGGAGCAGCCTTTTAATCCCTCCCTGGATTCGCTCCAGGCGTTTAACGAGGGAACCCAGAGCGCGGATATCGCCCGGGAGCAGGAAAAGCTGCGTCAGGCGGATGCGGTGATTTTTCAGTTCCCGCTGTGGTGGATGTCGATGCCGGCGATCATGAAAGGCTGGGTGGAGCGGGTTTACGCCGCCGGGCTCGCCTATGGCGTAGGGGAACATTCAGACCGCCACTGGGGCGATCGCTACGGAGAAGGGAGTATGGTCGGTAAGCGCGCCATGCTGGTGGTCACGATTGGCGGCTGGGAGTCCCATTATGGTCCCCGGGGCGTTAACGGCCCGATCGACGATATCCTGTTCCCGATTCATCACGGCATGCTGTGGTATCCCGGCTTTGAGGTGATCGCGCCTCATCTGGTCTGGCGTACCGGAAAAGTGGATGAGCAGCGTTTTGCACAGGAGTGCGCCGCACTGGGGGAACGGCTGGATACCCTATGGCAGCAGCCGACGATGCGCTGGCGTTGCCAGAATGGCGGCGATTACACCATTCCCGATCTGACGCTGCGTGAAGACATTGCGCCGGGGCAGAGCGGCTTCGGGATTCATTTACGGTCGTAG
- the fhuC gene encoding Fe3+-hydroxamate ABC transporter ATP-binding protein FhuC: MQDKPSGHGATFSLSDVSFRVPGRTLLHPLSLTFPAGKVTGLIGHNGSGKSTLLKMLGRHQKASDGEIMLDGQPLESWGSKAFARMVAYLPQQLPLAEGMTVRELVAIGRYPWHGALGRFGVADREKVDEAIALVGLKSLAHRLVDSLSGGERQRAWIAMLVAQDSQCLLLDEPTSALDIAHQVEVLALIHRLSQKQGLTVIAVLHDINMAARYCDHLVALRGGEMIAEGSPEMLMNGETLERIYGIPMGILSHPAGASPVSFVW; encoded by the coding sequence ATGCAGGATAAACCGAGTGGCCACGGGGCTACGTTCAGCCTCTCCGATGTCTCTTTTCGCGTGCCGGGGCGCACGCTGCTTCACCCTCTCTCACTCACTTTCCCTGCCGGGAAAGTGACTGGCCTTATCGGCCACAACGGCTCAGGGAAATCGACGCTGCTCAAAATGCTGGGACGCCATCAGAAGGCTTCCGACGGTGAGATCATGCTCGACGGACAGCCGCTGGAGAGCTGGGGCAGCAAGGCATTTGCCCGCATGGTGGCCTATCTGCCCCAGCAGTTGCCCCTTGCTGAAGGGATGACGGTGCGCGAACTGGTGGCTATCGGCCGTTATCCGTGGCACGGCGCGCTGGGGCGATTTGGCGTGGCTGACCGTGAAAAAGTGGATGAGGCCATTGCGCTGGTAGGGCTGAAGTCACTGGCCCATCGCCTGGTGGACAGCCTTTCCGGCGGCGAGCGGCAGCGCGCCTGGATCGCCATGCTGGTGGCCCAGGATAGCCAGTGCCTGCTGCTGGATGAACCCACCTCGGCGCTGGATATCGCCCATCAGGTAGAGGTACTGGCCCTGATTCACCGTTTGAGCCAGAAGCAGGGACTGACGGTGATCGCCGTACTGCATGATATCAATATGGCCGCCCGCTACTGCGACCATCTGGTGGCGCTGCGCGGCGGTGAGATGATCGCCGAAGGTTCGCCGGAAATGTTGATGAATGGCGAAACGCTGGAGCGGATCTACGGTATTCCGATGGGCATTCTTTCGCATCCGGCGGGCGCCTCGCCGGTAAGTTTTGTCTGGTGA
- the fhuD gene encoding Fe(3+)-hydroxamate ABC transporter substrate-binding protein FhuD translates to MDNLFATDISRRRLVTALALAPLLWHTRGVRAATADPRRVVALEWLPVELLVALGVTPMAVADITNYRLWVGEPPLPEGVIEVGLRTEPNLELLTQLQPSLIVYSAGYGPGEDKIKRIAPGLGVNFSDGRQPLTSSRQSLIELGETLGLASQARAHLNEFDAFIEQMKPRFAARGDRPLLLMSLLDERHALVIGPNSLFQQVMDMLGLKNGWQGEVNFWGSAVIGLERLATIEASDVLCFAHGDDAVMERIAATPLWQAMPFVRAGRFQRLPPVWFYGATLSAMHFCRLLDKALGGRP, encoded by the coding sequence ATGGATAATCTGTTTGCAACGGACATCAGCCGCCGTCGGCTGGTGACGGCGCTTGCGCTGGCGCCGCTGCTGTGGCACACCCGCGGCGTTCGGGCTGCAACGGCCGATCCCCGACGGGTGGTGGCGCTGGAGTGGCTGCCGGTGGAGCTGCTGGTCGCACTGGGCGTCACCCCGATGGCGGTGGCGGATATCACCAACTATCGCCTGTGGGTTGGCGAGCCGCCGCTGCCGGAAGGCGTTATCGAGGTGGGATTGCGCACTGAACCCAATCTGGAGCTGCTGACCCAATTGCAGCCCTCGCTGATTGTCTACTCTGCGGGCTACGGGCCGGGAGAGGATAAAATTAAGCGTATTGCGCCGGGGCTGGGGGTCAACTTCAGCGACGGGCGCCAGCCGCTGACCAGCTCCCGCCAGTCATTGATCGAACTGGGTGAAACCCTGGGGCTGGCGTCTCAGGCCCGGGCTCATCTGAATGAATTCGATGCCTTTATTGAACAGATGAAGCCGCGCTTCGCCGCTCGCGGCGATCGTCCGCTGCTGCTGATGTCGCTGCTCGATGAACGTCATGCGCTGGTGATTGGGCCTAACAGCCTGTTCCAACAGGTGATGGATATGCTGGGGCTGAAGAATGGCTGGCAGGGTGAAGTGAACTTCTGGGGCAGCGCGGTGATTGGCCTTGAGCGCCTGGCCACCATCGAAGCCAGCGACGTGCTGTGCTTTGCCCATGGCGATGATGCCGTGATGGAGCGGATTGCCGCCACGCCGCTGTGGCAGGCGATGCCGTTCGTGCGCGCCGGGCGCTTTCAGCGCCTGCCGCCGGTCTGGTTCTATGGTGCGACCCTGTCGGCCATGCACTTCTGTCGCCTGCTGGATAAGGCGCTGGGAGGCCGTCCATGA
- the mrcB gene encoding bifunctional glycosyl transferase/transpeptidase, whose translation MAGNDREPIGRKGKPKRPPKEKVSRRRLRDERYDDDDNDDDFDEAPMSRKVKKGRPPRRKRSWIWFFVKLMIVLLVLFVAYGVWLDQKIRSRIDGKVWQLPAAVYGRMVNLEPDMAFSEKEMVKLLEGTQYRQVTRITRPGEFTVKGNSIEMLRRPFDFPDSKEGQIRARLTFDGDRLESIKNMETGRDFGFFRLDPRLITMLSSPNGEQRLFVPRSGFPELLVDTLVATEDRHFYEHDGISLYSIGRAFLANITAGKAVQGGSTLTQQLVKNLFLTNQRTLWRKANEAYMALIMDARYSKDRILELYLNEVYLGQSGNDQIRGFPLASLYYFGRPVEELSLDQQALLVGMVKGASLYNPWRNPKLALERRNLVLRLLQQQKIIDQELYDMLSARPLGVQPRGGVISPQPAFMQMVRQQLHDKLGDKVKDLSGVKIFTTFDSVSQDAAEKAVTDGIPALKKQRKLDDLETAMVVVDRFSGEVRAMVGGSDPNFAGYNRAMQARRSIGSLAKPATYLTALSQPNKYRLNTWIADAPISLPQPGGKTWSPQNDNRRFSGQVMLVDALTRSMNVPTVNLGLSLGLPAVTETWTKLGVPKDQLHPVPAMLLGALNLTPVEVAQAFQTIASGGNRAELSVLRSVIAEDGTALYQSYPQAERAVPAQGAYLTLYTMQQVMKRGTGHALGAKFPGLNLAGKTGTTNNQVDTWFAGIDGKEVVITWVGRDNNQPTHLYGSSGAMSLYQRYLSDQSPIPLTLTPPEDIVDMGVDDMGNFQCSGGYRTLPVWTTNPDGLCQQSQQEMDSRNPFNNAETAPQQQQEQQQEEKKSDGVAGWIKDMFGGD comes from the coding sequence ATGGCGGGGAATGACCGCGAACCTATCGGACGCAAAGGTAAACCTAAGCGTCCGCCTAAAGAGAAGGTGAGCCGTCGTCGCCTGCGCGATGAGCGGTATGACGATGATGATAATGACGACGATTTTGATGAGGCGCCCATGTCGCGCAAGGTAAAGAAGGGGCGTCCGCCACGCCGTAAACGCAGTTGGATCTGGTTTTTCGTTAAGCTGATGATCGTACTGCTGGTGCTGTTTGTCGCCTATGGCGTCTGGCTGGACCAGAAGATCCGCAGTCGTATTGACGGTAAAGTCTGGCAACTGCCAGCGGCGGTCTATGGGCGCATGGTGAACCTTGAGCCCGATATGGCCTTCAGCGAAAAAGAGATGGTGAAGCTACTGGAAGGGACGCAGTACCGTCAGGTGACGCGTATTACCCGCCCTGGCGAGTTCACCGTGAAGGGCAACAGCATCGAGATGCTGCGTCGCCCGTTCGATTTTCCTGACAGCAAAGAAGGGCAGATTCGCGCGCGCCTCACCTTTGATGGCGATCGTCTGGAATCCATCAAGAATATGGAAACCGGTCGCGATTTTGGCTTCTTCCGCCTGGATCCGCGGCTGATTACCATGCTCTCTTCGCCCAACGGCGAGCAGCGCCTGTTCGTGCCGCGCAGCGGCTTCCCGGAGCTGCTGGTCGATACCCTGGTGGCCACCGAAGACCGCCACTTCTACGAGCATGACGGCATCAGCCTCTACTCCATTGGCCGCGCTTTTCTCGCCAATATAACCGCGGGTAAAGCGGTGCAGGGGGGAAGTACTCTGACCCAGCAGTTGGTGAAGAACCTGTTCCTGACCAACCAGCGCACCCTGTGGCGTAAGGCTAACGAAGCCTATATGGCGCTGATCATGGATGCCCGTTACAGCAAGGATCGCATCCTGGAGCTGTACCTGAACGAGGTGTATCTCGGCCAGAGCGGTAACGACCAGATCCGCGGTTTCCCGCTGGCCAGCCTTTATTACTTCGGCCGTCCGGTAGAGGAGCTGAGCCTCGATCAGCAGGCGCTGCTGGTGGGGATGGTGAAAGGGGCTTCGCTGTATAACCCGTGGCGTAATCCGAAGCTGGCGCTGGAGCGCCGTAACCTGGTGCTGCGACTGCTGCAACAGCAGAAGATTATCGACCAGGAGCTGTATGATATGCTCAGCGCCCGTCCGCTGGGCGTTCAGCCGCGCGGCGGCGTGATTTCGCCGCAGCCTGCCTTTATGCAGATGGTACGTCAGCAGCTGCACGACAAGCTGGGGGACAAGGTTAAGGATCTCTCCGGCGTGAAGATCTTCACCACCTTTGACTCGGTGTCTCAGGATGCCGCAGAAAAAGCGGTGACCGACGGTATTCCGGCGCTCAAGAAGCAGCGTAAGTTGGACGATCTGGAAACCGCGATGGTGGTGGTCGACCGCTTTAGCGGTGAAGTCCGCGCTATGGTTGGTGGTTCCGATCCTAACTTTGCCGGTTATAACCGCGCCATGCAGGCGCGTCGTTCTATCGGCTCGCTGGCAAAACCGGCTACCTATCTGACGGCCCTGAGTCAGCCGAACAAGTACCGGCTCAACACCTGGATTGCCGATGCGCCGATCTCGCTACCGCAGCCGGGTGGCAAGACCTGGTCGCCGCAAAACGACAACCGTCGCTTTAGCGGCCAGGTGATGTTGGTGGATGCGCTGACCCGTTCGATGAACGTGCCGACGGTGAATCTGGGCCTGTCGCTGGGTCTGCCCGCGGTCACTGAAACCTGGACCAAACTGGGGGTGCCGAAAGATCAGTTGCATCCGGTTCCGGCTATGCTGCTGGGCGCCCTGAACCTGACGCCGGTAGAAGTGGCCCAGGCGTTCCAGACTATCGCCAGCGGCGGTAACCGGGCGGAACTGTCGGTACTGCGTTCGGTGATTGCCGAAGACGGTACCGCGCTGTATCAGAGCTATCCGCAGGCAGAGCGCGCCGTACCGGCTCAGGGGGCCTATCTGACGCTCTACACCATGCAGCAGGTGATGAAACGCGGCACCGGCCATGCGCTGGGGGCGAAGTTTCCGGGTCTGAACCTGGCGGGTAAAACCGGTACCACCAACAATCAGGTCGATACCTGGTTTGCCGGTATCGACGGTAAAGAGGTAGTGATCACCTGGGTGGGACGCGACAACAACCAGCCGACCCATCTGTACGGCTCCAGCGGTGCAATGTCGCTCTACCAGCGCTATCTGAGCGATCAGTCGCCGATTCCGCTGACCCTGACGCCGCCGGAAGATATCGTCGATATGGGCGTGGATGATATGGGCAACTTCCAGTGCTCGGGCGGTTACCGAACGCTTCCGGTCTGGACCACCAATCCGGATGGCCTCTGCCAGCAGAGCCAGCAGGAGATGGATTCCCGCAACCCGTTCAATAACGCTGAGACTGCGCCGCAGCAGCAACAGGAGCAGCAGCAGGAAGAGAAGAAGAGCGACGGCGTTGCCGGCTGGATTAAAGATATGTTCGGCGGCGACTAA
- the fhuB gene encoding Fe(3+)-hydroxamate ABC transporter permease FhuB: MRHRHLILPGILLSVLFIAALLLTGFNFSAQLPLTEWGRALRHPDIDSIPQMLFHYSTLPRLTVSLLVGAGLGLVGVLFQQVLRNPLAEPTTLGVATGAQLGVTVATLWALPGGLLTQQFAALAGAGIIGLLVFGVAWGKRLSPVTLILAGLVVSLYCGAINQLLAIFHHDQLQNMFLWSTGALNQTDWRIVDSLWPQLLGGVVLTLLLLRPLTLIGLDDGVARNLGLALSLVRLVTLALAIAISALLVNAVGIVGFIGLFAPLLARMLGARRLLARLVLAALIGALILWLSDQVIIWLTRVWREFSTGTVTALIGAPLLLWLLPRLRTMSAPSMNEGNSVSAERHHVVWYALLGIGLLLVLLALALMLGRDAVGWRWASGELLSQLWPWRWPRVLAALSAGMMLAVAGCIIQRLTGNGMASPEVLGISSGAAFGVVVMLFMVPGDAFGWLLPAGSLGAALTLVVIMIAAGRGGFSPQRMLLAGMAISTAFTMLLMMLLASGDPRMASLLTWLSGSTYNVTGAAAGRTALVMAVLLALTPLCHRWLQVLPLGGPTARAVGMALTPTRIVLLLLASCLTAAATLTIGPLSFVGLMAPHIARMMGFRRAMPQLIIAALLGGALMVLADWCGRMLLFPDQIPAGLLATFIGAPYFVLLLRRQGR, from the coding sequence ATGAGACATCGTCACCTGATTCTGCCGGGGATTCTGCTGAGCGTGCTGTTTATCGCCGCGCTGCTGCTGACCGGCTTTAACTTTAGCGCTCAGCTGCCGCTGACGGAGTGGGGGCGCGCCCTGCGTCATCCTGATATCGACAGTATCCCGCAGATGCTGTTCCACTACAGTACGCTGCCGCGACTGACGGTCTCGCTGCTGGTGGGGGCGGGCCTGGGGCTGGTTGGGGTATTGTTCCAGCAGGTGCTGCGTAACCCGCTGGCCGAGCCGACCACGCTTGGCGTCGCCACCGGCGCGCAACTGGGGGTCACCGTCGCCACGCTGTGGGCGCTGCCGGGCGGCCTGCTGACCCAGCAGTTTGCCGCGCTGGCCGGGGCGGGCATTATCGGCCTGCTGGTATTTGGCGTCGCCTGGGGGAAGCGGCTGTCGCCGGTCACCCTGATTCTGGCGGGGCTGGTGGTGAGTCTCTACTGCGGGGCCATCAATCAACTGCTGGCGATTTTCCACCATGACCAGCTCCAGAATATGTTCCTGTGGAGCACCGGCGCTCTGAACCAGACCGACTGGCGCATTGTTGATAGCCTGTGGCCGCAGCTATTGGGCGGCGTGGTGCTGACCCTGCTGCTGCTGCGTCCGCTGACGCTGATTGGGCTGGACGACGGCGTGGCGCGCAACCTGGGACTGGCGCTCTCTCTGGTACGGCTGGTGACCCTGGCGTTGGCTATCGCCATTAGCGCACTGCTGGTCAATGCCGTGGGGATCGTTGGCTTTATCGGCCTGTTTGCGCCGCTGCTGGCGCGGATGCTGGGGGCCAGGCGCTTGCTGGCTCGTCTGGTACTGGCGGCGCTGATTGGCGCTCTGATCCTGTGGCTTTCCGATCAGGTCATCATCTGGCTGACCCGGGTCTGGCGGGAGTTTTCCACCGGTACGGTGACCGCGCTGATTGGCGCGCCGCTGCTGCTGTGGCTGCTGCCGCGCCTGCGTACCATGAGCGCCCCTTCGATGAACGAGGGCAACAGCGTCAGCGCTGAACGCCATCATGTGGTCTGGTATGCGCTACTGGGCATCGGCCTGTTGCTGGTATTACTGGCCCTGGCGCTGATGCTGGGACGTGACGCGGTTGGCTGGCGTTGGGCATCCGGTGAACTGCTGAGTCAGCTCTGGCCCTGGCGCTGGCCACGGGTGCTGGCGGCTCTGAGCGCCGGTATGATGCTGGCGGTGGCGGGCTGTATTATCCAGCGCCTGACCGGCAACGGTATGGCCAGCCCGGAAGTGCTGGGGATTAGCTCCGGCGCGGCCTTTGGCGTGGTGGTGATGCTGTTTATGGTGCCGGGCGATGCCTTCGGCTGGCTGCTACCGGCCGGTAGCCTGGGGGCGGCGCTGACTCTGGTGGTGATAATGATCGCCGCCGGACGCGGCGGTTTTTCGCCCCAGCGTATGCTGCTGGCGGGGATGGCGATCAGCACCGCCTTCACCATGCTGCTGATGATGCTGCTGGCGAGCGGCGATCCGCGCATGGCTTCGCTGCTGACCTGGCTTTCCGGCTCTACTTATAACGTGACCGGCGCCGCTGCGGGTCGTACCGCGCTGGTGATGGCGGTGCTGCTGGCGTTGACGCCGCTGTGTCACCGCTGGCTGCAGGTACTGCCGCTGGGTGGTCCCACCGCCCGGGCCGTGGGAATGGCGCTGACGCCGACCCGGATCGTGCTGCTGCTGTTGGCTTCCTGCCTGACGGCCGCGGCGACCCTGACCATCGGCCCCCTGAGCTTTGTCGGGCTGATGGCGCCCCATATCGCCCGAATGATGGGTTTTCGTCGCGCTATGCCGCAGTTGATCATCGCGGCGCTGCTCGGCGGGGCGTTGATGGTGCTGGCCGACTGGTGTGGGCGAATGCTGCTGTTCCCGGATCAGATCCCGGCGGGCCTGCTGGCCACCTTTATCGGCGCCCCTTACTTCGTGCTGCTGCTGCGCAGGCAGGGGCGTTAG
- the fhuA gene encoding ferrichrome porin FhuA, with amino-acid sequence MTRCFTVRAAQLPVCRLAILIAAALGGVTAPAFAADEAKPEDTITVSADAANVAQESAWGPAPTIAAKQSATGTKTDTPIEKVPQSISVVTREEMDMRQPQTVKEALSYTPGVFATRGSSSTYDVVSIRGFTSPSTVNTNQYLDGLRLQGNNYSEVSMDPYFLERAELIRGPVSVLYGNSNPGGVISMVSKRPTTEPLREVQFKAGSRNLWQTGFDFSDALDDDGVFSYRLTGLAFSQDAQQDRVKSNRYAIAPSFSWRPDDKTDFTFLSNFQSDPHAGYYGWLPRTGTVVPYVDADGHSHKLPTDYNEGDPDNKMQRRQQMVGYSFAHAFNDTFTVRQNLRYSRVHTLYRSVYGFGMTGQGNMLKRSYVRSDEDLTNFGVDTQLESKFHTGPVAHTLLTGVDYLRSRNDVDAQYGDADPLDLGSRGVTPSNIYPYADKYQVVNRLEQTGLYVQDQAEWDKWVLTLGGRYDFAKSSVHTRKTSYASASNDINRDEAFTWRGGLNYLFDNGVSPYFSYSESFEPNSGRSYDGKAFDPSRGKQYEAGVKYIPKDKPVSVTASVFQITKDKNLTVDPRNELYSTMGGEIRSRGFELEAKAALTANINMTAAYSYTDAEYTEDTLYNHQRPVEVPRNMASLWMDYTFYETALSGLTLGAGVRYVGSSSSFYSNTYYDESKRNKSFNVPSYTVADATVKYDLARVGMPGSSVGVNVSNLFNRGYVSSCYRDYACYWGAERQVTATATFRF; translated from the coding sequence ATGACGCGTTGTTTCACCGTTCGGGCAGCTCAGCTTCCCGTTTGTCGACTGGCCATACTGATAGCCGCGGCGCTGGGCGGCGTGACTGCCCCGGCATTCGCCGCCGATGAGGCTAAACCCGAAGATACCATCACTGTTTCCGCCGACGCGGCGAACGTCGCTCAGGAGAGCGCCTGGGGCCCGGCGCCGACCATCGCGGCTAAACAGAGCGCCACCGGTACCAAAACCGATACCCCAATAGAGAAGGTGCCGCAGTCGATCTCCGTGGTGACCCGCGAAGAGATGGATATGCGCCAGCCCCAGACCGTGAAAGAGGCGTTAAGCTATACGCCGGGCGTATTTGCGACCCGCGGCAGCTCCAGTACCTATGACGTGGTGTCGATTCGCGGCTTTACCTCGCCTTCTACGGTGAACACCAACCAGTATCTGGATGGCCTGCGCCTGCAGGGAAACAATTACTCCGAAGTCTCGATGGATCCCTATTTCCTGGAGCGCGCGGAGCTGATTCGCGGCCCGGTATCGGTACTGTACGGTAACAGCAACCCCGGCGGGGTGATATCGATGGTCAGTAAGCGTCCGACCACTGAACCGCTGCGCGAAGTTCAGTTTAAGGCCGGTTCACGTAACCTGTGGCAGACCGGCTTTGACTTTAGCGATGCCCTGGACGATGACGGCGTCTTTTCATACCGCTTAACCGGTCTGGCTTTCAGCCAGGATGCCCAGCAGGATCGCGTTAAATCTAACCGTTACGCCATTGCGCCCTCTTTTAGCTGGCGCCCGGACGATAAAACCGACTTCACCTTCCTGAGCAACTTCCAGAGCGATCCGCACGCCGGTTACTACGGCTGGCTGCCGCGCACCGGCACCGTGGTGCCCTATGTGGATGCCGATGGTCATTCGCACAAGCTGCCGACCGACTACAACGAAGGCGATCCGGATAACAAAATGCAGCGCCGCCAGCAGATGGTGGGCTACAGCTTTGCGCACGCCTTTAACGACACCTTTACCGTACGCCAGAACCTGCGCTATTCGCGGGTACATACCCTGTATCGTTCAGTCTATGGCTTTGGTATGACGGGGCAGGGCAATATGCTGAAGCGTAGCTATGTGCGTTCAGATGAAGACCTGACCAATTTCGGCGTCGATACCCAACTGGAAAGTAAATTCCATACCGGCCCGGTGGCCCACACGCTGCTGACCGGGGTGGATTATCTGCGCAGCCGTAACGATGTAGACGCCCAGTACGGCGATGCCGATCCGCTCGATCTCGGTAGCCGCGGCGTAACGCCGTCCAATATTTATCCGTATGCGGATAAATATCAGGTGGTTAACCGCCTGGAACAGACCGGTCTGTATGTGCAGGACCAGGCTGAATGGGATAAATGGGTGCTGACCCTGGGTGGGCGCTATGATTTTGCTAAATCCAGCGTACATACCCGTAAAACCAGCTATGCCAGCGCTTCCAATGATATTAACCGCGATGAAGCCTTCACCTGGCGTGGCGGTCTGAACTACCTGTTTGATAACGGCGTTTCCCCGTACTTCAGCTACAGCGAATCGTTTGAACCGAATTCCGGGCGTTCATATGACGGTAAAGCATTCGATCCGTCACGCGGCAAGCAGTATGAAGCCGGGGTGAAATATATTCCTAAAGATAAGCCAGTTAGTGTGACTGCCTCGGTGTTCCAGATCACCAAGGACAAAAACCTGACGGTGGATCCGCGCAATGAACTCTATAGCACCATGGGCGGCGAGATTCGCTCACGTGGCTTCGAGCTGGAAGCGAAAGCGGCGCTGACGGCCAATATCAATATGACGGCGGCCTACAGCTATACCGACGCCGAATATACGGAAGACACTCTGTATAACCATCAGCGCCCGGTCGAAGTGCCGCGCAATATGGCATCGCTGTGGATGGATTACACCTTCTATGAAACGGCGTTGAGTGGTCTGACGCTGGGGGCGGGGGTTCGCTATGTGGGCTCCAGCTCCAGCTTCTACTCCAACACCTATTACGACGAGAGCAAAAGGAACAAGTCCTTTAACGTGCCGAGCTATACCGTTGCCGATGCCACCGTGAAATACGATCTGGCCCGCGTTGGTATGCCGGGGTCGTCCGTGGGCGTTAACGTCAGCAACCTGTTTAATCGTGGTTATGTCTCCAGCTGCTACCGCGACTACGCCTGCTATTGGGGCGCAGAGCGTCAGGTGACCGCTACCGCGACTTTCCGCTTCTGA